In Rosa chinensis cultivar Old Blush chromosome 1, RchiOBHm-V2, whole genome shotgun sequence, a genomic segment contains:
- the LOC112191800 gene encoding zinc finger CCCH domain-containing protein 53 isoform X4 codes for MDSYEATRIVFSRITNLDPENASKIMGLLLIQDHGEKEMIRLAFGPEAFLHSVILKARKDLGLMPISNSPSTPTTPSSPSPFLSTNPIAISRQNSASSRLSLTIPNPSSSASTWAALSSELRNQDESMMMSPNNMAPNVSSSSSMMNSSLPFFGNGGPDHVLEEFQLQDQLSFLNDGAPKSPDLFYPQSDLSSSPTNGSDQTLYSSYGGSGNWGGGGALHRRSCSVSDVCLEDPNSGFGWKPCLYYARGYCKNGTSCRFLHGGGIGDLGSDGVPLVGSPSKLEMMDQSCHEALLRSKSAQQQRLAAASQLMASANSFPYSSKCVNFLIQQQQTDAQSRAAAALMMGDDIHKFSRSPRMERNEFPMMNGGAGMVNPASRQIYLTFPADSTFREEDVSNYFSIYGPVQDVRIPYQQKRMFGFVTFVYPETVKHILAKGNPHFVCDARVLVKPYKEKGKVQDKYRKQQVERGDLSPCGTPTGLDGRDPYDLQLGARMFYNSQDILWRRKLEEQAELQQALELQSRRLMGLQLLDVKKHHHRALSASSPVNSPTQSPKNCASPVPPISSALSADQQPQVAATVATGKESGANSDDSGSGKESPHDEDVSGLLGSLEHNLPDSPFASPTKGARDYLSAFPVAASEANDSSDASAATANINLATSLLPVPATSSLDMASFKSFNCQIPRLSSGHGAIGMYAAGAGGPKCPVGTS; via the exons ATGGATTCCTATGAAGCTACAAGGATTGTGTTCTCAAGGATCACAAACTTGGACCCAGAAAATGCTTCCAAAATCATGGGTCTTCTTCTAATCCAAGACCATGGAGAGAAGGAGATGATACGATTAGCTTTCGGCCCCGAGGCGTTTCTCCACTCTGTGATTCTCAAGGCTCGGAAGGACTTGGGACTAATGCCCATATCCAACTCTCCATCCACACCCACCACGCCTTCCTCTCCTTCGCCTTTCCTCTCCACCAACCCAATCGCTATTTCGAGGCAAAACTCTGCTTCCTCAAGGCTATCTCTCACTATAccaaacccatcttcttctgcttctaCTTGGGCTGCTCTGTCTTCCGAGCTTCGAAACCAAGACGAGAGTATGATGATGAGTCCCAACAACATGGCTCCTAACGTgtcttcttcatcttccatgATGAATTCATCTCTACCCTTTTTCGGAAACGGTGGACCCGACCATGTGCTCGAGGAGTTTCAGCTTCAGGACCAGCTCTCTTTTCTCAACGATGGAGCTCCTAAATCCCCTGATTTGTTTTACCCCCAGTCAGACTTGTCTTCCAGCCCAACTAATGGTTCTGATCAGACCCTTTACTCCTCCTACGGTGGCTCCGGGAACTGGGGCGGTGGTGGGGCTCTTCACCGCCGGAGCTGCTCCGTCAGTGATGTGTGCTTGGAAGACCCGAATTCTGGGTTCGGGTGGAAGCCCTGTTTGTACTATGCTAGAGGGTACTGCAAGAATGGAACTAGCTGTAGATTCTTGCATGGTGGTGGAATCGGGGACTTGGGTTCGGATGGTGTTCCACTTGTTGGTTCACCAAGCAAGCTTGAGATGATGGACCAGTCGTGCCATGAAGCACTTCTCAGATCCAAGTCTGCTCAACAGCAAAGACTGGCTGCAGCTTCCCAGCTCATGGCCTCAGCCAACTCTTTTCCTTACTCCTCTAAGTGCGTGAACTTCCTTATTCAGCAGCAACAAACTGATGCGCAGAG TAGGGCTGCCGCAGCCTTGATGATGGGTGATGATATCCACAAATTTAGTCGATCTCCTCGGATGGAAAGGAACGAGTTTCCAATGATGAACGGTGGGGCTGGGATGGTGAACCCAGCCTCAAGGCAGATATACTTGACTTTTCCAGCTGATAGCACTTTCAGAGAAGAAGACGTGTCCAATTACTTCAG CATTTATGGACCTGTTCAAGATGTGAGAATTCCATACCAGCAGAAGAGGATGTTTGGGTTTGTTACATTTGTGTACCCGGAGACTGTGAAGCATATTTTGGCGAAAGGGAACCCTCATTTTGTGTGTGATGCTCGAGTGCTGGTCAAGCCTTACAAGGAGAAGGGCAAAGTTCAGGACAAGTACAG GAAGCAACAAGTGGAAAGAGGAGATTTGTCACCCTGTGGCACACCTACTGGCCTTGATGGTAGAGACCCTTATGATCTCCAGCTAG GAGCTAGGATGTTTTACAACTCCCAAGACATTTTGTGGAGGAGGAAGCTGGAGGAGCAAGCTGAGCTTCAGCAAGCACTTGAACTTCAAAGCCGAAGGCTAATGGGTCTGCAGCTTCTTGATGTCAAGAAGCATCACCACCGAGCTCTTTCTGCCAGCAGTCCGGTTAATTCTCCTACTCAGTCCCCCA AGAACTGCGCTAGTCCAGTGCCACCCATTTCTTCAGCTCTCTCAGCAGACCAGCAGCCTCAGGTGGCAGCAACCGTTGCTACAGGTAAAGAATCAGGTGCCAACAGTGACGACAGTGGGAGTGGCAAGGAAAGCCCCCATGATGAGGATGTCAGTGGTTTGCTAGGAAG CTTGGAGCACAACCTCCCCGACAGCCCTTTTGCTTCTCCAACAAAAGGAGCCCGGGATTACTTGTCTGCATTCCCGGTCGCGGCTAGTGAGGCCAATGATTCATCTGATGCCTCAGCTGCAACAGCTAACATTAACTTGGCTACTTCCCTACTGCCAGTGCCAGCCACTTCCTCACTGGACATGGCATCTTTCAAGTCCTTTAACTGCCAAATTCCAAG GTTGTCTTCCGGCCATGGAGCCATAGGGATGTATGCCGCCGGCGCAGGGGGGCCGAAATGCCCGGTTGGAACTTCCTAA
- the LOC112191800 gene encoding zinc finger CCCH domain-containing protein 53 isoform X2: MDSYEATRIVFSRITNLDPENASKIMGLLLIQDHGEKEMIRLAFGPEAFLHSVILKARKDLGLMPISNSPSTPTTPSSPSPFLSTNPIAISRQNSASSRLSLTIPNPSSSASTWAALSSELRNQDESMMMSPNNMAPNVSSSSSMMNSSLPFFGNGGPDHVLEEFQLQDQLSFLNDGAPKSPDLFYPQSDLSSSPTNGSDQTLYSSYGGSGNWGGGGALHRRSCSVSDVCLEDPNSGFGWKPCLYYARGYCKNGTSCRFLHGGGIGDLGSDGVPLVGSPSKLEMMDQSCHEALLRSKSAQQQRLAAASQLMASANSFPYSSKCVNFLIQQQQTDAQRAAAALMMGDDIHKFSRSPRMERNEFPMMNGGAGMVNPASRQIYLTFPADSTFREEDVSNYFSIYGPVQDVRIPYQQKRMFGFVTFVYPETVKHILAKGNPHFVCDARVLVKPYKEKGKVQDKYRKQQVERGDLSPCGTPTGLDGRDPYDLQLGARMFYNSQDILWRRKLEEQAELQQALELQSRRLMGLQLLDVKKHHHRALSASSPVNSPTQSPSMFNQNFVHPSFHNPEVTKENCASPVPPISSALSADQQPQVAATVATGKESGANSDDSGSGKESPHDEDVSGLLGSLEHNLPDSPFASPTKGARDYLSAFPVAASEANDSSDASAATANINLATSLLPVPATSSLDMASFKSFNCQIPRLSSGHGAIGMYAAGAGGPKCPVGTS, encoded by the exons ATGGATTCCTATGAAGCTACAAGGATTGTGTTCTCAAGGATCACAAACTTGGACCCAGAAAATGCTTCCAAAATCATGGGTCTTCTTCTAATCCAAGACCATGGAGAGAAGGAGATGATACGATTAGCTTTCGGCCCCGAGGCGTTTCTCCACTCTGTGATTCTCAAGGCTCGGAAGGACTTGGGACTAATGCCCATATCCAACTCTCCATCCACACCCACCACGCCTTCCTCTCCTTCGCCTTTCCTCTCCACCAACCCAATCGCTATTTCGAGGCAAAACTCTGCTTCCTCAAGGCTATCTCTCACTATAccaaacccatcttcttctgcttctaCTTGGGCTGCTCTGTCTTCCGAGCTTCGAAACCAAGACGAGAGTATGATGATGAGTCCCAACAACATGGCTCCTAACGTgtcttcttcatcttccatgATGAATTCATCTCTACCCTTTTTCGGAAACGGTGGACCCGACCATGTGCTCGAGGAGTTTCAGCTTCAGGACCAGCTCTCTTTTCTCAACGATGGAGCTCCTAAATCCCCTGATTTGTTTTACCCCCAGTCAGACTTGTCTTCCAGCCCAACTAATGGTTCTGATCAGACCCTTTACTCCTCCTACGGTGGCTCCGGGAACTGGGGCGGTGGTGGGGCTCTTCACCGCCGGAGCTGCTCCGTCAGTGATGTGTGCTTGGAAGACCCGAATTCTGGGTTCGGGTGGAAGCCCTGTTTGTACTATGCTAGAGGGTACTGCAAGAATGGAACTAGCTGTAGATTCTTGCATGGTGGTGGAATCGGGGACTTGGGTTCGGATGGTGTTCCACTTGTTGGTTCACCAAGCAAGCTTGAGATGATGGACCAGTCGTGCCATGAAGCACTTCTCAGATCCAAGTCTGCTCAACAGCAAAGACTGGCTGCAGCTTCCCAGCTCATGGCCTCAGCCAACTCTTTTCCTTACTCCTCTAAGTGCGTGAACTTCCTTATTCAGCAGCAACAAACTGATGCGCAGAG GGCTGCCGCAGCCTTGATGATGGGTGATGATATCCACAAATTTAGTCGATCTCCTCGGATGGAAAGGAACGAGTTTCCAATGATGAACGGTGGGGCTGGGATGGTGAACCCAGCCTCAAGGCAGATATACTTGACTTTTCCAGCTGATAGCACTTTCAGAGAAGAAGACGTGTCCAATTACTTCAG CATTTATGGACCTGTTCAAGATGTGAGAATTCCATACCAGCAGAAGAGGATGTTTGGGTTTGTTACATTTGTGTACCCGGAGACTGTGAAGCATATTTTGGCGAAAGGGAACCCTCATTTTGTGTGTGATGCTCGAGTGCTGGTCAAGCCTTACAAGGAGAAGGGCAAAGTTCAGGACAAGTACAG GAAGCAACAAGTGGAAAGAGGAGATTTGTCACCCTGTGGCACACCTACTGGCCTTGATGGTAGAGACCCTTATGATCTCCAGCTAG GAGCTAGGATGTTTTACAACTCCCAAGACATTTTGTGGAGGAGGAAGCTGGAGGAGCAAGCTGAGCTTCAGCAAGCACTTGAACTTCAAAGCCGAAGGCTAATGGGTCTGCAGCTTCTTGATGTCAAGAAGCATCACCACCGAGCTCTTTCTGCCAGCAGTCCGGTTAATTCTCCTACTCAGTCCCCCAGTATGTTCAATCAGAACTTTGTGCAtccttcatttcataacccagaAGTTACTAAAG AGAACTGCGCTAGTCCAGTGCCACCCATTTCTTCAGCTCTCTCAGCAGACCAGCAGCCTCAGGTGGCAGCAACCGTTGCTACAGGTAAAGAATCAGGTGCCAACAGTGACGACAGTGGGAGTGGCAAGGAAAGCCCCCATGATGAGGATGTCAGTGGTTTGCTAGGAAG CTTGGAGCACAACCTCCCCGACAGCCCTTTTGCTTCTCCAACAAAAGGAGCCCGGGATTACTTGTCTGCATTCCCGGTCGCGGCTAGTGAGGCCAATGATTCATCTGATGCCTCAGCTGCAACAGCTAACATTAACTTGGCTACTTCCCTACTGCCAGTGCCAGCCACTTCCTCACTGGACATGGCATCTTTCAAGTCCTTTAACTGCCAAATTCCAAG GTTGTCTTCCGGCCATGGAGCCATAGGGATGTATGCCGCCGGCGCAGGGGGGCCGAAATGCCCGGTTGGAACTTCCTAA
- the LOC112191800 gene encoding zinc finger CCCH domain-containing protein 53 isoform X1 encodes MDSYEATRIVFSRITNLDPENASKIMGLLLIQDHGEKEMIRLAFGPEAFLHSVILKARKDLGLMPISNSPSTPTTPSSPSPFLSTNPIAISRQNSASSRLSLTIPNPSSSASTWAALSSELRNQDESMMMSPNNMAPNVSSSSSMMNSSLPFFGNGGPDHVLEEFQLQDQLSFLNDGAPKSPDLFYPQSDLSSSPTNGSDQTLYSSYGGSGNWGGGGALHRRSCSVSDVCLEDPNSGFGWKPCLYYARGYCKNGTSCRFLHGGGIGDLGSDGVPLVGSPSKLEMMDQSCHEALLRSKSAQQQRLAAASQLMASANSFPYSSKCVNFLIQQQQTDAQSRAAAALMMGDDIHKFSRSPRMERNEFPMMNGGAGMVNPASRQIYLTFPADSTFREEDVSNYFSIYGPVQDVRIPYQQKRMFGFVTFVYPETVKHILAKGNPHFVCDARVLVKPYKEKGKVQDKYRKQQVERGDLSPCGTPTGLDGRDPYDLQLGARMFYNSQDILWRRKLEEQAELQQALELQSRRLMGLQLLDVKKHHHRALSASSPVNSPTQSPSMFNQNFVHPSFHNPEVTKENCASPVPPISSALSADQQPQVAATVATGKESGANSDDSGSGKESPHDEDVSGLLGSLEHNLPDSPFASPTKGARDYLSAFPVAASEANDSSDASAATANINLATSLLPVPATSSLDMASFKSFNCQIPRLSSGHGAIGMYAAGAGGPKCPVGTS; translated from the exons ATGGATTCCTATGAAGCTACAAGGATTGTGTTCTCAAGGATCACAAACTTGGACCCAGAAAATGCTTCCAAAATCATGGGTCTTCTTCTAATCCAAGACCATGGAGAGAAGGAGATGATACGATTAGCTTTCGGCCCCGAGGCGTTTCTCCACTCTGTGATTCTCAAGGCTCGGAAGGACTTGGGACTAATGCCCATATCCAACTCTCCATCCACACCCACCACGCCTTCCTCTCCTTCGCCTTTCCTCTCCACCAACCCAATCGCTATTTCGAGGCAAAACTCTGCTTCCTCAAGGCTATCTCTCACTATAccaaacccatcttcttctgcttctaCTTGGGCTGCTCTGTCTTCCGAGCTTCGAAACCAAGACGAGAGTATGATGATGAGTCCCAACAACATGGCTCCTAACGTgtcttcttcatcttccatgATGAATTCATCTCTACCCTTTTTCGGAAACGGTGGACCCGACCATGTGCTCGAGGAGTTTCAGCTTCAGGACCAGCTCTCTTTTCTCAACGATGGAGCTCCTAAATCCCCTGATTTGTTTTACCCCCAGTCAGACTTGTCTTCCAGCCCAACTAATGGTTCTGATCAGACCCTTTACTCCTCCTACGGTGGCTCCGGGAACTGGGGCGGTGGTGGGGCTCTTCACCGCCGGAGCTGCTCCGTCAGTGATGTGTGCTTGGAAGACCCGAATTCTGGGTTCGGGTGGAAGCCCTGTTTGTACTATGCTAGAGGGTACTGCAAGAATGGAACTAGCTGTAGATTCTTGCATGGTGGTGGAATCGGGGACTTGGGTTCGGATGGTGTTCCACTTGTTGGTTCACCAAGCAAGCTTGAGATGATGGACCAGTCGTGCCATGAAGCACTTCTCAGATCCAAGTCTGCTCAACAGCAAAGACTGGCTGCAGCTTCCCAGCTCATGGCCTCAGCCAACTCTTTTCCTTACTCCTCTAAGTGCGTGAACTTCCTTATTCAGCAGCAACAAACTGATGCGCAGAG TAGGGCTGCCGCAGCCTTGATGATGGGTGATGATATCCACAAATTTAGTCGATCTCCTCGGATGGAAAGGAACGAGTTTCCAATGATGAACGGTGGGGCTGGGATGGTGAACCCAGCCTCAAGGCAGATATACTTGACTTTTCCAGCTGATAGCACTTTCAGAGAAGAAGACGTGTCCAATTACTTCAG CATTTATGGACCTGTTCAAGATGTGAGAATTCCATACCAGCAGAAGAGGATGTTTGGGTTTGTTACATTTGTGTACCCGGAGACTGTGAAGCATATTTTGGCGAAAGGGAACCCTCATTTTGTGTGTGATGCTCGAGTGCTGGTCAAGCCTTACAAGGAGAAGGGCAAAGTTCAGGACAAGTACAG GAAGCAACAAGTGGAAAGAGGAGATTTGTCACCCTGTGGCACACCTACTGGCCTTGATGGTAGAGACCCTTATGATCTCCAGCTAG GAGCTAGGATGTTTTACAACTCCCAAGACATTTTGTGGAGGAGGAAGCTGGAGGAGCAAGCTGAGCTTCAGCAAGCACTTGAACTTCAAAGCCGAAGGCTAATGGGTCTGCAGCTTCTTGATGTCAAGAAGCATCACCACCGAGCTCTTTCTGCCAGCAGTCCGGTTAATTCTCCTACTCAGTCCCCCAGTATGTTCAATCAGAACTTTGTGCAtccttcatttcataacccagaAGTTACTAAAG AGAACTGCGCTAGTCCAGTGCCACCCATTTCTTCAGCTCTCTCAGCAGACCAGCAGCCTCAGGTGGCAGCAACCGTTGCTACAGGTAAAGAATCAGGTGCCAACAGTGACGACAGTGGGAGTGGCAAGGAAAGCCCCCATGATGAGGATGTCAGTGGTTTGCTAGGAAG CTTGGAGCACAACCTCCCCGACAGCCCTTTTGCTTCTCCAACAAAAGGAGCCCGGGATTACTTGTCTGCATTCCCGGTCGCGGCTAGTGAGGCCAATGATTCATCTGATGCCTCAGCTGCAACAGCTAACATTAACTTGGCTACTTCCCTACTGCCAGTGCCAGCCACTTCCTCACTGGACATGGCATCTTTCAAGTCCTTTAACTGCCAAATTCCAAG GTTGTCTTCCGGCCATGGAGCCATAGGGATGTATGCCGCCGGCGCAGGGGGGCCGAAATGCCCGGTTGGAACTTCCTAA
- the LOC112191800 gene encoding zinc finger CCCH domain-containing protein 53 isoform X3, with the protein MDSYEATRIVFSRITNLDPENASKIMGLLLIQDHGEKEMIRLAFGPEAFLHSVILKARKDLGLMPISNSPSTPTTPSSPSPFLSTNPIAISRQNSASSRLSLTIPNPSSSASTWAALSSELRNQDESMMMSPNNMAPNVSSSSSMMNSSLPFFGNGGPDHVLEEFQLQDQLSFLNDGAPKSPDLFYPQSDLSSSPTNGSDQTLYSSYGGSGNWGGGGALHRRSCSVSDVCLEDPNSGFGWKPCLYYARGYCKNGTSCRFLHGGGIGDLGSDGVPLVGSPSKLEMMDQSCHEALLRSKSAQQQRLAAASQLMASANSFPYSSKCVNFLIQQQQTDAQSRAAAALMMGDDIHKFSRSPRMERNEFPMMNGGAGMVNPASRQIYLTFPADSTFREEDVSNYFSIYGPVQDVRIPYQQKRMFGFVTFVYPETVKHILAKGNPHFVCDARVLVKPYKEKGKVQDKKQQVERGDLSPCGTPTGLDGRDPYDLQLGARMFYNSQDILWRRKLEEQAELQQALELQSRRLMGLQLLDVKKHHHRALSASSPVNSPTQSPSMFNQNFVHPSFHNPEVTKENCASPVPPISSALSADQQPQVAATVATGKESGANSDDSGSGKESPHDEDVSGLLGSLEHNLPDSPFASPTKGARDYLSAFPVAASEANDSSDASAATANINLATSLLPVPATSSLDMASFKSFNCQIPRLSSGHGAIGMYAAGAGGPKCPVGTS; encoded by the exons ATGGATTCCTATGAAGCTACAAGGATTGTGTTCTCAAGGATCACAAACTTGGACCCAGAAAATGCTTCCAAAATCATGGGTCTTCTTCTAATCCAAGACCATGGAGAGAAGGAGATGATACGATTAGCTTTCGGCCCCGAGGCGTTTCTCCACTCTGTGATTCTCAAGGCTCGGAAGGACTTGGGACTAATGCCCATATCCAACTCTCCATCCACACCCACCACGCCTTCCTCTCCTTCGCCTTTCCTCTCCACCAACCCAATCGCTATTTCGAGGCAAAACTCTGCTTCCTCAAGGCTATCTCTCACTATAccaaacccatcttcttctgcttctaCTTGGGCTGCTCTGTCTTCCGAGCTTCGAAACCAAGACGAGAGTATGATGATGAGTCCCAACAACATGGCTCCTAACGTgtcttcttcatcttccatgATGAATTCATCTCTACCCTTTTTCGGAAACGGTGGACCCGACCATGTGCTCGAGGAGTTTCAGCTTCAGGACCAGCTCTCTTTTCTCAACGATGGAGCTCCTAAATCCCCTGATTTGTTTTACCCCCAGTCAGACTTGTCTTCCAGCCCAACTAATGGTTCTGATCAGACCCTTTACTCCTCCTACGGTGGCTCCGGGAACTGGGGCGGTGGTGGGGCTCTTCACCGCCGGAGCTGCTCCGTCAGTGATGTGTGCTTGGAAGACCCGAATTCTGGGTTCGGGTGGAAGCCCTGTTTGTACTATGCTAGAGGGTACTGCAAGAATGGAACTAGCTGTAGATTCTTGCATGGTGGTGGAATCGGGGACTTGGGTTCGGATGGTGTTCCACTTGTTGGTTCACCAAGCAAGCTTGAGATGATGGACCAGTCGTGCCATGAAGCACTTCTCAGATCCAAGTCTGCTCAACAGCAAAGACTGGCTGCAGCTTCCCAGCTCATGGCCTCAGCCAACTCTTTTCCTTACTCCTCTAAGTGCGTGAACTTCCTTATTCAGCAGCAACAAACTGATGCGCAGAG TAGGGCTGCCGCAGCCTTGATGATGGGTGATGATATCCACAAATTTAGTCGATCTCCTCGGATGGAAAGGAACGAGTTTCCAATGATGAACGGTGGGGCTGGGATGGTGAACCCAGCCTCAAGGCAGATATACTTGACTTTTCCAGCTGATAGCACTTTCAGAGAAGAAGACGTGTCCAATTACTTCAG CATTTATGGACCTGTTCAAGATGTGAGAATTCCATACCAGCAGAAGAGGATGTTTGGGTTTGTTACATTTGTGTACCCGGAGACTGTGAAGCATATTTTGGCGAAAGGGAACCCTCATTTTGTGTGTGATGCTCGAGTGCTGGTCAAGCCTTACAAGGAGAAGGGCAAAGTTCAGGACAA GAAGCAACAAGTGGAAAGAGGAGATTTGTCACCCTGTGGCACACCTACTGGCCTTGATGGTAGAGACCCTTATGATCTCCAGCTAG GAGCTAGGATGTTTTACAACTCCCAAGACATTTTGTGGAGGAGGAAGCTGGAGGAGCAAGCTGAGCTTCAGCAAGCACTTGAACTTCAAAGCCGAAGGCTAATGGGTCTGCAGCTTCTTGATGTCAAGAAGCATCACCACCGAGCTCTTTCTGCCAGCAGTCCGGTTAATTCTCCTACTCAGTCCCCCAGTATGTTCAATCAGAACTTTGTGCAtccttcatttcataacccagaAGTTACTAAAG AGAACTGCGCTAGTCCAGTGCCACCCATTTCTTCAGCTCTCTCAGCAGACCAGCAGCCTCAGGTGGCAGCAACCGTTGCTACAGGTAAAGAATCAGGTGCCAACAGTGACGACAGTGGGAGTGGCAAGGAAAGCCCCCATGATGAGGATGTCAGTGGTTTGCTAGGAAG CTTGGAGCACAACCTCCCCGACAGCCCTTTTGCTTCTCCAACAAAAGGAGCCCGGGATTACTTGTCTGCATTCCCGGTCGCGGCTAGTGAGGCCAATGATTCATCTGATGCCTCAGCTGCAACAGCTAACATTAACTTGGCTACTTCCCTACTGCCAGTGCCAGCCACTTCCTCACTGGACATGGCATCTTTCAAGTCCTTTAACTGCCAAATTCCAAG GTTGTCTTCCGGCCATGGAGCCATAGGGATGTATGCCGCCGGCGCAGGGGGGCCGAAATGCCCGGTTGGAACTTCCTAA